The following proteins are co-located in the Longimicrobium terrae genome:
- a CDS encoding amidohydrolase family protein — MKIRIRVPATIAAALACITVARGAHAQPGTPPGDDPVILIHAGRLFDSERGVMLQNRDILIRGTRIEQVGAGLPVPAGAREIDLRNRTVLPGLIDAHTHLLQSIRPTLRDTETEQMVVQAVMEGTPLRALRGGARAGAYLRAGFTTVRDLGNSGRFGDAALATAIREGSVDGPRMFFSGPGLSPEGGQYVGVLAEHPEIVGNDYRIIRGADDGRAAVREAANRGARVIKVYADNTPNRARLSADELRAVVDEARRSGLPVAAHATSDDAIRQAVEAGVTTVEHAYDASDSTFRLMASRGVAYVPTETSAAILDRALELVAPAGERPDSAWRASYLARGYDRIRRAMQAGVTIVAGSDFYQDFGMPQGEASRQMLFAYRQAGMPAARVLQAATINAARALGDDRLGAIKPGAYADLIAVDGDPVADFEAVGRVRFVMKNGKVYVDGENAPIR, encoded by the coding sequence ATGAAAATCCGCATCCGCGTCCCCGCCACGATCGCGGCCGCGCTGGCGTGCATCACGGTCGCGCGCGGCGCACACGCGCAACCGGGCACGCCGCCGGGCGACGATCCCGTCATCCTCATCCACGCGGGGCGGCTGTTCGACAGCGAGCGCGGGGTGATGCTGCAGAACCGCGACATCCTCATCCGCGGAACGCGCATCGAACAGGTGGGCGCGGGGCTTCCGGTTCCCGCCGGCGCGCGGGAGATCGACCTGCGCAATCGCACGGTGCTCCCCGGCCTGATCGACGCGCACACGCACCTGCTGCAATCCATCCGCCCCACCCTGCGCGACACCGAAACCGAGCAGATGGTGGTGCAGGCCGTGATGGAGGGCACGCCGCTGCGCGCGCTCCGCGGCGGCGCGCGGGCGGGCGCCTACCTGCGCGCCGGGTTCACCACCGTCCGCGATCTGGGCAACTCCGGCCGCTTCGGCGACGCCGCGCTGGCCACGGCCATCCGCGAGGGGAGCGTGGACGGGCCGCGCATGTTCTTTTCCGGCCCCGGGCTGAGCCCCGAGGGCGGGCAGTACGTGGGTGTGCTGGCGGAGCATCCGGAGATCGTGGGCAATGACTACCGCATCATCCGCGGCGCCGACGACGGCCGCGCGGCGGTTCGCGAAGCCGCCAACCGCGGCGCGCGCGTCATCAAGGTGTACGCCGACAACACGCCCAACCGCGCCCGCCTGTCGGCCGATGAACTGCGCGCCGTGGTGGATGAAGCGCGGCGCTCCGGCCTTCCCGTGGCCGCGCACGCCACGAGCGATGACGCCATCCGGCAGGCGGTGGAGGCGGGCGTGACGACGGTGGAGCACGCGTACGACGCCTCGGACAGCACCTTTCGCCTGATGGCGAGCCGCGGCGTGGCGTACGTGCCCACGGAAACGAGCGCCGCGATCCTGGACCGGGCGCTGGAACTGGTGGCCCCGGCGGGCGAGCGGCCGGACAGCGCGTGGCGCGCCAGCTACCTGGCGCGCGGGTACGACCGCATCCGCCGCGCCATGCAGGCGGGGGTGACGATCGTGGCGGGTTCGGACTTCTATCAGGACTTCGGAATGCCGCAAGGGGAAGCGTCGCGGCAGATGCTGTTCGCGTACCGGCAGGCCGGGATGCCGGCCGCGCGCGTGCTGCAGGCCGCCACCATCAACGCCGCCCGCGCTCTGGGCGACGATCGCCTGGGCGCCATCAAGCCCGGCGCATACGCAGACCTGATCGCGGTCGATGGCGATCCGGTGGCGGATTTTGAGGCGGTTGGCCGCGTGCGGTTCGTGATGAAGAACGGCAAGGTGTATGTGGATGGGGAGAACGCGCCCATCCGCTAG
- a CDS encoding prephenate dehydrogenase/arogenate dehydrogenase family protein: MASADPPFGSVAILGLGLIGGSLARDLAARGVRVLVWDRDPAAVDLAVGQRIAEPLSDDAPEIVVLAVPVMAACELLDELRDELHGARLVTDVGSTKGSIVALAEKVGIGDRFVGSHPIAGDHRSGWAASRAGLFAGARVFLSPAPSATEEAVGLAERLWRMVDARPEMLDAEEHDRRLAWSSHLPQLMASALGGALADAGVDRAELGPGGRDVTRLAGSSPEMWADIGIDNAGHLAPALAAAEARLRELRLALEAGDGARLRQLLAEARDWQGSS, translated from the coding sequence GTGGCTTCCGCCGATCCGCCGTTCGGCAGCGTCGCCATCCTTGGCCTGGGGCTGATCGGCGGATCGCTCGCCCGCGACCTGGCCGCGCGGGGCGTGCGCGTGCTGGTGTGGGACCGCGACCCGGCCGCCGTCGACCTGGCGGTGGGGCAGAGGATCGCCGAACCGCTTTCGGATGACGCGCCGGAGATCGTCGTCCTCGCCGTTCCCGTCATGGCGGCGTGTGAACTGCTGGACGAACTGCGCGATGAACTGCACGGCGCGCGGCTGGTTACGGACGTCGGCAGCACCAAGGGGTCGATCGTGGCGCTGGCGGAAAAGGTGGGAATCGGTGACCGGTTCGTGGGATCGCATCCGATCGCCGGCGATCACCGGTCGGGATGGGCGGCGTCGCGCGCCGGGCTGTTCGCCGGGGCGCGCGTCTTTCTGTCGCCCGCGCCTTCCGCGACGGAGGAGGCGGTCGGCTTGGCGGAGCGGCTGTGGCGGATGGTGGATGCCCGTCCCGAAATGCTGGACGCGGAGGAGCACGACCGCCGTCTCGCGTGGAGCAGCCATCTGCCGCAGCTGATGGCGTCCGCGCTGGGCGGTGCGCTGGCGGATGCCGGCGTGGACCGCGCCGAGCTGGGCCCCGGCGGGCGCGATGTCACGCGGCTGGCGGGAAGTTCGCCGGAGATGTGGGCGGACATCGGCATCGACAACGCCGGCCATCTCGCCCCCGCGCTCGCCGCGGCGGAGGCGCGCCTGCGCGAACTGCGCCTCGCCCTCGAGGCCGGGGACGGCGCGCGGCTGCGACAACTGCTTGCCGAAGCGCGCGACTGGCAGGGGTCTTCCTGA